From Rhopalosiphum padi isolate XX-2018 chromosome 2, ASM2088224v1, whole genome shotgun sequence:
ATAAACACAATTCTTTGTTTTTtctatgaaaacaattttgtttctttttcaattacaatcattttatttcattttttaaatttttccttcttaaaaattgaaaatatgcacgtataatttaaaactattctaCCGCTAAACTAAATGATTCGATATCTGTAAAATGTTCGTTCATTGATTGAACAAATGCTTCTTCTTGAGGatcttttttcttttgtttatgttttctatatttttttgttataattatatctgCTTCTTCCTCTTCTTCTTTATCTTcatataaacttttattgtttcttttttttccgGGATATGATCGTCTTGGTGGTTTTTTAAATCTGACATCTATATCAGCTTCAATTTCAGCTAATAAATCTGTAACATTAGTACAGCTTCTATCTTCAGAAACGTCAGAAAAAGTGGTCCATTTATCATCAGAATCATTTGTAGTAGTGACAGTTAAATTTTCAGTCACAGTAGGTTCATCTTCTGGATCACTGTGAAATAATTCTGGAACTCgaccataatttatattttcttctatAACAGGAAGTATAGGTTTTAACTGCTGACAAtcaaattctttatttattgttttatttttatcctctttatttattacactaatatttaagctattattatcttttaaaatcctttttgatttatttttataaagtttagaTGGAGTAGATGATTGTTGTGGGGGCTCAAAATTTTCTGCATCTCCAATGGAAAATTTGCTAAGACGAACTGTTTTTTTCTTGCGAGCCATTGATGTATCTTTTGTCGTCCGAATCataattttagtgattttttactataaaataaatcaatctgtaatataaaaaaaaataaaattgtttagtaaCTTTGCTGTATATCCAATAAATAGATCCAATACCAGTTGATAATCTTATACTCGTAAAATAACATTCGTTATTTcataaagtttaaacattttgaatttttttaatacaattttaagtttattaatcataaaacttaaaaacacatatttttaaaagaaaccatacaattttaattttttataccaaatcataatagtttaagagttaaataaatacatgaaaatcaaatattgaaCAAGCAGTCTAGTAGATAAATTATGAGTATTTCAATTTTAGTTAAGCTGTATAGAATGACAAACGGATATCCGACAAATGTTAGTGATTTTACTGTGCTCATctaaattataagatataacttataaaaaaagattaatttttactaataaaaacacactgtgttttactatattattagtgttGTCATTTTacgtaaaacatattattaagtttttccttttaaaatgttcatgttAGACATATACCAACAATAATTGATGGAAAAGAACTATTGGCACCCTACATAAGCATGTAAAAGAAATCAATGTATACATTAACTGACCATTAGCTCACTATCGattcaataaatgtttattgattgTTCAtgcaatacattataaaattacagtAGTGAGgagtaacaaaattatacagtGAGATTaggtaatgataaaaaataaatgtaagtgaacctatgtatatattgatttaaatgaaatataaatactgtaatGGTATTGCATATCAATACgctactaataataaaacagtacagcaaatatacactatatacttgtatacacaaatatttggGAAGTACACCAATCATGggaatttatcattatacatacaaattgaaTAGCAAGCCAAGAGATTATCTAAACAATAGCACTAATAAGAATGCACGCTGCTATATCTTCATTATATTAGTGTCTACGCAGATACATAAAAAAAGCTAAATTGTCATAATTGAAAGCCAGATAGGTAAAGACTACCAATCAAATAAaactacataattaattatataaaaaccataGTTTTCTCCGAAATCTAGTTCAATAAAAGGATTAAAATTACTCACTTACTTCTACTCAAtggatatttttaagtaaagtcCACTCTTGTCTTGAGTCTTAACTAAATAGTTAACTgtgaatataaaagtaaaacgtACAGTATAGTTTTACCAAACCGTAAAGGCGTAAGCAAATGGTATGGGAGTGTGGTCACAAATGGTCTGTTGTCTGTAGTCTGTATGACAGTATtctagttaaaacttaaaagacaTGAGCTATAAAGCCGTTaatcaaaattctaaaaaacaataacaacaaatgTCGAAACTTGACAACGTTAATTTTGTTACCAACCTATGgacgataatataaataatattaaaatagtaagtaTTCGTTCGGTGGTGGCACTGCTTAGATATCTGATAATAGTCATGTTATCACTAAAACGTTTGGATCAtatcataaacaataaacatgaaCCACGAACGACACGAACTAAgaattaagattaataattagtattggtTCATGatcataaatattcataatcatattttactCCTAAAGTcctaatagataattatattaataaaataataaataataatatttaatattaatattttatttttatttgaggtaaacaatctatacaattaaaatattccaGCTTGGTAATACTTATACAATTGAGGCGTTGACATGGAAAAGGTACTAAgtcaaaaaaaatcaatttttcgttttttcgtTGAAAAGGTACTAAATACATATGCCAATGGCCTGGAAAAAGAACTAActcaaatttcattaaatattaataattacgttGAACACAAGATGGCACTGGTTgtaaatcatatacatattgtacatatagtACAATATGCTAAAATCAGTTTTTTCCTTCTCCtgtaaaatttggtttttatgaCTTAGTACCTTTTCCATGTCAACGCCTCAATTATACATGCCTATAATCAAAGTTTCTATTCCCATCTCATAATTTAAGGTTCACCTCacgaaaattatacttaaaaacagtttttagaTTCACTATTCAGTAAACAATAAGACAGCTATTGTTATttctattcaaattataatttaaattaagtatgcaAAAGTATTGTCAAACTGaaacagatattttattattgaaatatgaaacaattatttttttttaattattatgaattgacatacaaaatacctattattaaaaattttaaattttaccaaaattaagATATTTACAGATTTTCATAACAAAAATCAGCGTTCCATtcgaaattgattaaattacgCAATTCGTGTTTTGCTAAGTAACATAGcttttatatttagaaattcaaaaacattattggctctaacttgttgatttttattcaattttaatatgtattcgttttgaactattttaaaacatatgatCGCTACAAAATAgcaatcttgaaaatttaaaaaaaatttaaaacattttttgacaatttttgaaaaaaaattgaattttatgcGATTTAATCTTAATTTccatacttattagttattactgtaaaatgaccgtatttaaataaattaatttttcactgAGATACTAAGGGTGATACCGGACTTAGGGGACATACTGTGTACGATACATACttctattatttgtaaaaaaaaattataataaagttcgtcaaaaatatattgtttatttttggtttgcattacgtatacgtatatttgtaatttttactttttattattaatatagtttgttttgaattactataaataattaaataaaggtaaaaataaattattatttaatggatgtagatacaaaatatgttttaaaatacctacgcagaaaattttttttcgttagatTTAGCATTTTTATAAGGAAGTATTTTTCTACGAAATTttgctataatagtataatgtataaataatggtaatacaaggtaaaataacataattgatttatgttttgtgatataatttatataactataataggtaataagattaaaatagACTTGGTCACTTGGACCTATGCTACAAATTACACATTATGACAAACTGATTAAATATCAAACAGTTAGGTAACTAAGAATAGgaatgaaatatgaaaattattctaagATTTGAAacattactaaataattatcaataaaatgttattggttttaaaaaattattataataatagagcatattataatatatattagatacatcatacattagatttatattatattaagcacGTATTCTGTGGTCGTACTACATAGTAAACGGTTAAAGTGAgcaattttctttattatttttttcaaacttatgagtggaaaaagaaaaaaaacagacaaaataatgtaataaaataatgtatattagttaaattgtttttacttaatacaaaattttacaATTGAAACATTTCATATTTATGCCAGTATAcagttttaacaaaaattataaaacatacaaatattaaaaatgtttaacaaaataaataggtaggtatattattatcacaagacaaaaacgaaatattaatttgtgattattattgataataataatgataatgaatataacaaataaaaataattatatatatatatagtttaatgaaacaaagaacaataataataatgttttagtgTAATCTAAATCATCTATCAAATAATGTTTTGCCTTCTTTGGCAACTTTTAATGCATGCATTATTGCCACAGTGTCTAGCTCTTTTTGAGTGGGTCTCTCATTATCTAAACAAAAATCTGAAGTTCTCTTTTTTAGTATCCCTAGTACCTTAATTCTATAATCAACCACAGTTGACACAGGATTTCCAGacaaaactaaataattcatattctgTAACCCACTCAAATGTTTTAACTGATCTATATCATTAACTAAATTTGAACCTAAATCCAACATTTctagtgaaaataattttgaaaatgcttccaaattagatattttatttgaagacagatttaaacatattacatttcCTAGTTTTGTATGAAGATCAAATActtcagtaatattattacttgataGTGATAAGTGACTGAGATAAGTAAGAGGTGACATATCTTcaatggtatttaataaatttccatttaaatttattgttttaacattTGGCGTTAAAATTGTGAGACTTTTTAATGTTAGTATTTCATTCCAACTGAAATCAACTACTTTTACTTTATTCCAAATCATAGTAGAATCCATGTCAGAAGACCATTCTTTATGAACGTTATCACATAGTAAAATATCTTCAGGAGTTTTGAGCTTTGAATTGTAAACAGTAATTATACGTACTGTATCCCGTAAtgtcattaaattgtatatcatattataggcaatattataacattcaaATTTATTCACATTCTTAAAAGATGATAGctcaaaacttaatttattgtaaattatgttaCTTGTACCAATATAATGATTTCCTCCTTTAATTGCTAAGTATTTAAACTTTGAACAAAAATCCAACACATGActgaaattatattcattattttcactATCCGGACAAGGTAATTTTAATCTTTCACTAATTGCATATAacagtaaaacattaaaattgaaaccATTATCATTTAAAAGGTAATCATCaccgttttgaaaaaaatctaaagCTAGTttcttaacaattaaaattacatcatACTTGTCGAATTCCAAAAACTCTAATAGTTCATCAGGCATTGACTTTTGCAAAAATGACAAGAcggtttgtaaatatatttccaaTCCAACCCGacgtttttcaataaaatttggtTCCTTGttcccaattattttttttccaggtAGTATGTCTTTGGTCACAGTATGTTCGTTTACTAATTTTTTGTGCAATTCCAAAAATTCTTTGTATCTTTTTTGTACAGTCCATGTAACATCACCAACATTCACTTTAATGAGATAATATGTAACCCCATCAGTATCTGTTTCAGCATTAGAAATGGCAATGCTACATTCGCGACAATATTGTACATAACAAGACATTTTATgtatttcgttaaaaaaatataattattcagaaaaacatgtaaataaatgtaacacaaaaaaatttcgaaattgaatcattttaatattaatagtaacgACAGAAAACAGGacgatttttatgaaatactgCAAGTAAAAACAAACTACATTTAATATGTAAGCTGCACATAAAACAGAACatcgtataaattaaaaaaatgttagaaaatataaataatatgagatTGTTTATCACATTGCTAAATGGCaatggtttaataattattattaatatttatcttcgTACAGTTCGTACTTCAATAGAAATGATAAAAGATTTTGTTGTTATCAATGTTGATATTGTCAATcgcaatgtttataaatattatgcgcaTGCGTTAACGAACCggtatatacattttcatatacgtggattatttttttttttttgttattactttttagttttaacaatagttgaaaattcaatatttattaattaagtaaataaatagttgACCACCACTGACGAGTACTAaatgctaataataaattactgtaattatgtaaatgtaaaataaaaagaatgtgcaaaataaaatttagattaatgttatatgtaatagatattatttagatGACATCATTTCTGTACCTATACAGCTAAACCACCTACTTAAGTCAGTATTACATGTATAAAAGTATCATTAGGTGTTTATATATGTAATCAGCAatctattagtaatttattagtgATTTGATTAGTATTCAAAAATCTTCTGTAGTACTTAGTACTGTAATGTagtggttttattttaaatttctgttatagttttcaaatattgttcatcaataacattaaacatatacaatGAGTAAAGTCAAACCAAGAAAAGCTATGGTTTTTGAAGATAAACTAGAAAATTTTAGTCCAAAGCGAAAGAAACATGGTTTACATGTACCTAAAGCCGTACCTTCCACGATTGGTGATAGGCTGAACATAGCAATTTTGTTATTTCTGTACACATTACAAGGTGTACCACTTGGACTTTCAGCAGCTATACCAATAATAATGCAGAAGAAACATATAACTTACAAAGAACaggttgaataatttataatttaatattttattcatattattaattaattgtactgCAATTTTAGGCCCAATTTAGCTTTTCTACATGGCCATttagtttaaaactattatggGCACCTATAGTTGATTCTATATTTTGGCCAAAGTTTGGTAGAAGAAAAACCTGGCTTGTTCCTGTACAATATTTGATTggtcagtaaaaatattaataatatttttaaatataactcatTACTCAGTTTTTTTAGTAGACTTGatatctatataatgtatataattataatatatatatagcataaaaTAGTTTGAATTTTAACAGTTCCTATTATGAAACTAGAaaaatctatatctatattaaattaaaaacttatatagtaatatttagataataaatataatctatcaATTAGATCTATCTATCTGTACTATCTTGTGATAAAACAATACTTGGTTAagctatatagtaattattacctacttagtgtatactatttttatttttttttaacaataatatattattgttagacATGTATGGTTTTAATTTCTCAATGTACGTTTTATATACTTGATTGACTTAATGTTTCAggtttttttctgttatttttggCAATGAACATCAATGATTGGCTGGTGTTTACAGAAAATCCAAACACTACTTTTTTgacattaatgtttttttgtttgaacTTCCTAGCAGCTACACAAGATATTGCTGTTGATGGTTGGGCATTAACAATGTTAAGAAAGTTAGTACTTAaatgtttgcatatttttattttttttaataaataattttaatcaataattacagAGAAAATGTAGGATATGCTTCAACATGTAATAGTGTAGGACAAACAATAGGTGCTTTTCTTGGCTATGTTGTGTTTATAACATTAGAATCACCtactttttgtaataaatgGCTACGATTTACTGAGAGTACAGAGGGTTTAATCACATTACAaggtgattataaaatatattactaagtttaattcaaattgacaatgttaatttataataagatgaaatctattttttgtttttgatttaacgTAATAAGTGTTAAGAGttcttattatctttttttttaacagaaattTCTATGCATTAAATGatctcaatttttaattaattataaaaaaaaatatatttaaagagtttttttaatattcattaataataaagagTTATTCTAAAAACAAGTGAAGTGGATTTCatctactatttttataatgtttatttattattattatatataaagatacaaaatatcttcattttttttaccaatttattaatttactttttttaggttttttatatttttggggttatacatttatgattgCTACAACATTGGTAGCTATATTTAAACATGAAAAAGACCAATCATCTCAACATGATAGccttgatttaaatttatatcaaacatATAAACTTCTTGGAGATATCATGAAATTACCAAGCGTTAAAAGCCTATCAATAGTATTACTTACTGCTAAGGTAAATTAAAAAGccggaaaataaatattgtataatatattattaatttctgcataaaaaaataataatttaatctacagtatgattttataatatttacgtaaatGTACATGCttaattattacctaaaattttaatgtctaatttaataatatttttatctgtagattaatttcaatattttaacataatatcatattaaaataatttgttttccatATACTCAATTAATTGTTCTCATGTCTATtctgcataaaaattaaaatatcaaaaataaatgtttgatcAAAGTTTATGTTCCACTAAATTTTTGCAAtcttttaataagttattttacataaatttcaaattaaatcccactgtagtaaaaattaaaagcaaggttttttttttatatatattgccgGTTAGATACTCAAAAGatggttaataattatagaGCATGATATTAAGTAAAGCATTTAATTTAACAGTTTGGCAAGGCTTAGAACTTTAACTTtatgtattttcatatttcttAGGTAACTAAATATTCAGTATTTGGTTtgacaaaaatttgtttttaaactcatGTATGATACCTAGAACTTAAATCCAAAAATGacattgtataatttttgtatgctaaaagattttataaatgttaactcATTCCTATTttggtaacaaataataataataataataaaaaagttattaaagaaataaatttaaaaaatcttgtgGTGTTTTCCATTTCCAtgctcatttatatttatataatgcatagttttgtatgttttataaaatattaattaattattttattaaccatgTTTTAGATAGGATTTAGTGCAATCGATGTTGTTTCTAGTTTAAAAATCATTGATAAAGGTATTCCTAAAGATGATATTGCTTTGATTGGACTATTATCAATACCACTCCAAATCATTATACCAGTATTGATAACTAAGTACACAGCTGGACCTAAACCgatgaatgtatatttaaaatctataccaTACAGgtaaaactgtataaaataaacatatatatgtatatatatatatatttattttattttaataattttgttgaaaattatctGATTTAGATTATTAATTGGTATTGTCATTGCAATTATTGTTTACTTTacaccatattttatttatcaagatGGCAAAGTTTCAatgttctattatataatagtattgagTTCATTTTTACTACATCAGGTATGAAGTATAAATTgatagtttttatagttttttattaataatttattatttttttttgcacataGTTGACTATGTACTCAATGTTTGTGGCTGTAATGGCATTTTTTGCCCGTATAAGTGATCCATTATTTGGTGGCACTAATATGACTTTGTTAAACACATTAACAAATTTAGGAGGCGCTTGGGCTAATACTGCTGCATTATGGATGACTGATTTTTTGACATACAAACAGTGTTCAAACAATGAAAATAACATATGTTCTACTGAAACAGAAATTAAtgttagtaaaaatttaaattttttcgcatactatattttttttcatttttaataatgtcgtaatttttgttatacaaatatatttgatataaaacatttaataaaaacaaaaaattgtaaattatattaaattaatttatgtaacaattttttttttgtgtttttattataacaatatatatatttaatatatcataaataagttatttttcttatttaattatttttgaatgttaaaaatatttaatgtattatatatatgtttatgttttaggCTTGTCAAACATCAGATGGAAAGTGTGAAATTACAATTGATGGATTTTATTTGGAAACTATTTTATGCACAATTTTTGGAATAATgtggtatcaatatttttcaaaaaaaatacgtaACCTGCAATCTAAAGACCTGAAACATTGGCACGTTGAtgctaaaaaatattcaaaattataaataaaaataaattgttgattattacttattattcattTGTTATAAAAGAAAaccagaataaatattttatttattgattggtTTCATAAATCTTAATGGTGTAATAATTGCTAAAGCAGTGCTCCTCAAACTATAGGCcacgaaatatttattttatttaaaatatttttggttatatagttattaagtaAATCCATAGCAGTTCAGTCGTATTTTTTTGCTCGATATTGTGCGTTTTGtgcattttagtatataataagaaaaaatagttaatgattttgatttaagGGGCCTTGAcagttttacattaaatttagggGGCCCAAaacaaaaaagtttgagaagcactgtgctaaaaaaataatattataattactttttgtaGGAATACCTGTATTAACAGATCATTGATCTGAAATATTTATACGTACATTTATATGTAAAGTTATCATTAGGGCAGAAGACTTgtagcatttgcatatttgttttgtacaatcataaaaatagcagagtaaaaaacaaatacaagtgAAAGAAGGTTCCTCAACCTCTTTTCATATGCCAGCTAAGTAATATCAGAAATAATacagtcacaatatttttttataaggattttattttagaatttttgacgaatttcatcaaaatcaagaaaatttgcaaattattttttagttagaaattgtatatgaaaatattttgtagaaaaacatttataaaatcttcATTTTTTATAGCTATAAGTCAGGGGTGTCCAAACTTTTGTAAAGACTGGACCAcatcatataggtataaatgttgTTGTAGGCcacatactttttaataataatacattcaaataaaatgattaaattatattctataggtattaaacaatacatttttttataatttttctatagtgaataataagcagaaatattttacaagtattaatatttaattataattagacggaaaaatgtatttatttataataataaaaaaaaaatgtttaatcttttaaTTTGAAGTGAGGGCTGCATAAAAATGTACCGCGGACCGTGAGTTGGACACCCCTGCAgtataagatttaataattgtgcATTATTCCTCAAGAGTAGTTCAtactaaaaaatcttaaaaatatatcagcATACCTAAGGCCGTACCTAGGAGGAGTAATCAACCCCCACCCTCTCCAAATGTACTCGTATtacataaacttaaaaattatttcatcattattttatataccatttaCTAACATTTGTATGGGTCCCCCCGCCCGCTCCAGAAATTTTTTTCTTAGTACAACATTGagcatacctaattatttttataaatatttgaattttgaaatccaaatttagataaaattacatattaaaagtCTTAAGGGGCCGCTACAATACTACACGTCTACaccaacatttgttttctctgtctatctccgCCACATagtataggaacaaagatatttCGTATTCCCACGATTGCGGCTCTCtagttcagtttagggcaaaggcacctattatattatattcttctttataaaatatataattggtgCCTTCGCCTTAAACTGAACTGGAGAGTCGTAATCGTAGGAATACGGAATAGGTATCtttgtttctatattatgtGGTGGaaatagacagagaaaacaattaacaaatgGTGTAGAGAGTGGTTCCTTAAAGAATGAATAACATAGctcattattttgttgtaatttaaaaacaattcatgGGTTCGTATGGAAACTTAAAacttacataggtacctatattttgaaTTGTACCTACTTTACatctttagataataattaataaaattatcaaaatatacagattaattttaaaatattacctatttatactatgaatctATTTACTTTGTTTTACGGTAAAGGTGGTGTTGTTTCAGGAGTTTAAGCAGTTGATAATATACGAGTCgacaaatagttattatttatttgaaaaacaataaaatatattttaaaacgtctATGTTCAGCACTCTGCAGCTACGAAAGCTACGTATtacagattaataataataatattatattaaaataactatttagttatgacagaaaaaaacatttttgatcttgattattatttaatatttaaatgtgaaattaaaaaaagtcattatgtaatttaataaatcattataataataagtatgaaCCATGAGAATTTCTTTTAAtc
This genomic window contains:
- the LOC132922561 gene encoding uncharacterized protein LOC132922561 — protein: MIRTTKDTSMARKKKTVRLSKFSIGDAENFEPPQQSSTPSKLYKNKSKRILKDNNSLNISVINKEDKNKTINKEFDCQQLKPILPVIEENINYGRVPELFHSDPEDEPTVTENLTVTTTNDSDDKWTTFSDVSEDRSCTNVTDLLAEIEADIDVRFKKPPRRSYPGKKRNNKSLYEDKEEEEEADIIITKKYRKHKQKKKDPQEEAFVQSMNEHFTDIESFSLAVE
- the LOC132922646 gene encoding nischarin encodes the protein MSCYVQYCRECSIAISNAETDTDGVTYYLIKVNVGDVTWTVQKRYKEFLELHKKLVNEHTVTKDILPGKKIIGNKEPNFIEKRRVGLEIYLQTVLSFLQKSMPDELLEFLEFDKYDVILIVKKLALDFFQNGDDYLLNDNGFNFNVLLLYAISERLKLPCPDSENNEYNFSHVLDFCSKFKYLAIKGGNHYIGTSNIIYNKLSFELSSFKNVNKFECYNIAYNMIYNLMTLRDTVRIITVYNSKLKTPEDILLCDNVHKEWSSDMDSTMIWNKVKVVDFSWNEILTLKSLTILTPNVKTINLNGNLLNTIEDMSPLTYLSHLSLSSNNITEVFDLHTKLGNVICLNLSSNKISNLEAFSKLFSLEMLDLGSNLVNDIDQLKHLSGLQNMNYLVLSGNPVSTVVDYRIKVLGILKKRTSDFCLDNERPTQKELDTVAIMHALKVAKEGKTLFDR
- the LOC132922001 gene encoding acetyl-coenzyme A transporter 1-like, whose product is MSKVKPRKAMVFEDKLENFSPKRKKHGLHVPKAVPSTIGDRLNIAILLFLYTLQGVPLGLSAAIPIIMQKKHITYKEQAQFSFSTWPFSLKLLWAPIVDSIFWPKFGRRKTWLVPVQYLIGFFLLFLAMNINDWLVFTENPNTTFLTLMFFCLNFLAATQDIAVDGWALTMLRKENVGYASTCNSVGQTIGAFLGYVVFITLESPTFCNKWLRFTESTEGLITLQGFLYFWGYTFMIATTLVAIFKHEKDQSSQHDSLDLNLYQTYKLLGDIMKLPSVKSLSIVLLTAKIGFSAIDVVSSLKIIDKGIPKDDIALIGLLSIPLQIIIPVLITKYTAGPKPMNVYLKSIPYRLLIGIVIAIIVYFTPYFIYQDGKVSMFYYIIVLSSFLLHQLTMYSMFVAVMAFFARISDPLFGGTNMTLLNTLTNLGGAWANTAALWMTDFLTYKQCSNNENNICSTETEINACQTSDGKCEITIDGFYLETILCTIFGIMWYQYFSKKIRNLQSKDLKHWHVDAKKYSKL